One window of the Montipora foliosa isolate CH-2021 chromosome 4, ASM3666993v2, whole genome shotgun sequence genome contains the following:
- the LOC138000050 gene encoding uncharacterized protein, producing the protein MRQLQNKVQQSVEDLRIQQSTTQETVKEGNSVIEDIHQIVTEIRETQHNADQEDKILKKLAKIDTQLDMRYYGNRYLEGTRESFFAKINGWLDDASSPNCVLVLSANAGMGKSVMAAEMCRRMQGAKRLAGSHFCHHERARHRNPKVMLQSLAFHLSGCLPEYKKALVEQLSGNLGVEINDMEVADLFGLLFFEPLNSVADPAFTFLVVIDALDEGEHQGRNDLLDVIARFFKNLPLWIRFFVTTRPEVNIWDSLKDLQPLVLEGKDEDNLEDIRFYFERTLSDLLEVERRELVLDDLVQKSEGVFLCAQFLVDFIRAKSSTKLTLEQVDETLPTGISYVYQSYFQRVEQDLCEELNITEEQFLCFLSAIAAAREPLPLGFVPKLLCKDLLSTTVMRKVSKAIAIVSSLLPVHDNRIHFFHKSVKDWLTDKSRYEQHIFSVEEMEGHKILSTLSSNEIDELKRKGVSNSQSFADTTRYALEHGVQHMLQLDQDTKSCSVEQMVGNYVLDPEVLYAKICLNMATVAEDVVCLMKHGGLKTISAHCCETLSSLLVVLKKYRLTLEEYPFTIFQCLLNEGSSKLSSDSRQLLETKYSDKPYMEYLTKNVPQKAVQTRFHFCSDVRCLDVSPSLEYMVCECLDGSIQLWSLASGNLKWKRYCKLRLCCDSICGRRRIIDTNHAY; encoded by the coding sequence ATGCGTCAACTTCAGAACAAAGTTCAACAGAGTGTCGAGGACTTACGAATCCAGCAGTCAACAACCCAAGAGACGGTTAAGGAAGGCAATTCCGTGATTGAAGACATACACCaaattgttactgaaatccgTGAGACACAACACAACGCCGATCAGGAAGATAAAATCCTAAAAAAGCTTGCTAAGATTGACACTCAACTTGACATGAGATATTATGGAAACAGATATTTGGAAGGAACCCGTGAGTCTTTCTTTGCTAAAATCAACGGCTGGTTGGATGATGCAAGCTCTCCAAATTGTGTCTTGGTGCTCAGCGCAAATGCAGGGATGGGGAAATCTGTCATGGCTGCTGAGATGTGCAGAAGAATGCAAGGAGCTAAAAGATTAGCGGGGAGCCATTTTTGTCACCATGAGAGAGCACGCCATAGAAATCCCAAGGTGATGCTGCAGTCTTTAGCCTTTCACCTCTCAGGATGTCTTCCAGAGTACAAGAAAGCTCTTGTTGAACAGCTTTCCGGAAATCTAGGTGTAGAGATCAATGACATGGAAGTCGCAGATCTGTTTGGTTTGCTGTTTTTTGAACCTCTGAACAGCGTAGCAGATCCAGCTTTTACATTTCTTGTGGTAATAGATGCTTTAGATGAAGGTGAACACCAAGGACGAAATGATCTTCTTGACGTGATTGCCAGGTTTTTTAAGAATCTGCCACTTTGGATTAGATTTTTTGTGACGACGCGACCTGAAGTCAACATTTGGGACAGCCTGAAAGATTTGCAACCACTGGTACTGGAGGGAAAAGATGAAGACAACTTGGAAGATATTCGTTTTTACTTTGAACGAACTCTGAGCGATTTATTAGAAGTTGAAAGGCGCGAGCTTGTCTTAGATGATCTCGTGCAGAAGTCAGAGGGAGTCTTTCTGTGTGCCCAGTTTTTGGTAGATTTTATAAGGGCCAAGAGTTCAACCAAACTTACCTTGGAACAAGTGGACGAAACCCTTCCGACAGGCATCTCGTATGTGTATCAGTCGTATTTCCAACGGGTGGAGCAAGACTTGTGTGAGGAACTGAACATAACTGAAGAgcaatttctttgtttcctgAGTGCAATTGCAGCAGCAAGGGAACCACTACCATTGGGTTTTGTCCCTAAATTGTTGTGCAAGGACTTGTTGTCCACGACTGTTATGCGAAAGGTGAGCAAAGCCATTGCCATTGTGTCATCACTCCTTCCTGTTCACGATAACCGtattcatttctttcataaatCAGTCAAAGACTGGTTGACAGACAAGTCACGCTACGAGCAGCACATTTTCAGCGTGGAGGAAATGGAAGGCCATAAGATCCTTTCTACTCTTTCCTCTAACGAAATTGACGAGTTAAAGAGAAAAGGTGTTAGCAACTCACAATCCTTCGCTGACACTACAAGGTATGCCTTGGAACATGGTGTTCAGCACATGCTACAGTTAGACCAAGACACGAAATCCTGCAGCGTTGAACAAATGGTTGGAAACTATGTGTTAGACCCAGAGGTTTTGTACGCAAAGATTTGTCTGAACATGGCAACAGTCGCAGAAGATGTTGTCTGTTTAATGAAACACGGTGGGTTGAAAACGATATCAGCCCATTGTTGTGAGACCCTTTCGTCATTATTGGTTGTTTTAAAGAAATACCGTCTAACCTTAGAGGAGTATCCCTTTACCATATTTCAATGTCTGTTGAATGAGGGAAGTAGTAAACTATCTTCTGACTCCCGCCAGCTTCTGGAGACCAAGTATTCCGATAAGCCTTACATGGAGTACTTAACCAAAAATGTCCCTCAAAAAGCTGTTCAAACTCGGTTTCATTTTTGTTCAGATGTGCGTTGTTTGGATGTATCCCCTAGCTTAGAATACATGGTTTGTGAGTGCCTTGATGGATCCATTCAGTTGTGGTCACTTGCCTCTGGTAACCTCAAATGGAAACGTTATTGCAAACTAAGACTCTGTTGTGACTCTATCTGTGGTAGAAGGAGAATCATTGATACCAATCATGCATATTAA